In Herbaspirillum seropedicae, a single window of DNA contains:
- a CDS encoding Ig-like domain-containing protein, translated as MTNSIVGDNTNRSQRSLQEATTTAASAAGAGVNSDAAGNASPPSMAVLELVLDNGISQTDKITNDGRVRVSGIEEGATWQWSTDNGANWSNASRESSGVVELSGDGAKSLLVKTTSKEGVESTSQINFVLDTFITPVYARPSNASESGYIGLNGNAEKGSMITVRSDYNSKILGTVKASSDDGSWSLPLPGTIKISGLERVDGSAGSANGTYTVLSSEEAEGLVNQFSKDFAPEGKSLLDTSRTTFKMTNDSETWYLWHNVDGSYRISKLSGTEEWYRADSAYPGQSSPRYGQQSWSAVDISAKQLALEELKSETERSHLKKLDKVLLEDTGFEDVSRVIFDITQEDIAGNINQNGSAHLYVKTTAPIQIDMNGNDDGVGRSTKVTSAMLRNGVAFAPDVSFPSNADHHAIDEIWVSFRGRSQDLPGDQIVLDGEWSRNQDIAPVNGKTIGSVSWVNYSYNKGFYDGQLRLTKNDLETGRKYFSKAEAEEIIENIKFKSTSGKGGDIAMYVSVRGNFTTEDRWGANLDIDEYYLAAEAQPAGSKDEPPKQDVIPAGAARLELVEDSGIDRSDKVTNDGKVRISGIPSDASWQWSSDQGKTWSKQSTESESHVILTGDGEKNLMVKVMDKSGKESTSTLAFTLDTVAERPSVQAELVDTPTPLLKGTAEKGARLIFRTADNLGQTLGSTVASIEDGSWSMPFVISEKVTGLKKSDGSESSANGVYTLLSLSESQALQHSFSNDFSFTGKSVLDTSRSVYSMKTPTETWYVWAPLGENYRISRTQGSDEWFLREGSNDYWPRWGSWYSSDLTALQLQAEPVLEDGTRSHRQKQKGGFGEEHGFPADAEGRVRVQQIDIADNFSEVAESPYYLEAKTTSRRPLDIDLSTPGFQSTVAHYATVSDLILGAAFVPDADKLFINTYSYPRALLFQFSGSGLDIAKDRLLLDEGISLDKDIAMRFGRTIGGVTGVDYSFDADSKTLTIEGYSSRVFPPELKELGAIIKAIKLQNPESQTGERTMTVKPTRSNEDGFSSWSTSLIVGNDSLALKADPYSSSTADHRVQMLTKTGLLETGVSLHQDILAPASNQIRALQVKLSGPGLSTEDKLRLDLGILVPPKLSATQIEADHGPLRYTYAAKEQTLSIDSASGKALTGAQVQAIVRLVKLVNPLGLDGERQAQFRLIDMDGEMGTPSTTRLLVDTQAPVLDLDFFTPGTQSLSEKTIGLGRANSDGYPEGLFSHRITAPMANDVARIKLQFSGKDAPLSFSEDVLALKNEDYWQPVAEIDLGKSNTVHGKYIGKLYDFNYTYDAATKELVFQKWLGESFLGTEVKALLESLHYKIGSKEPGTRSIDITLTDQAGNSSSATTRIKVDTTPAPAVKAELVAQNQMSYQVLNLGDILGQVHPHNLSKGESVNLPLPVGMDAQTFLAAVKGISAEWGGRGITGNPNTTFAEYKSYLVFDKPLTSGQSFGMAHQSGAYVKGNMFSFTATADGKGLVLTNKGGSYASNLDMYQFGGSEQSTNGNYDIGNIRILYQVDTGMSNLNPTVKVKFNASEASVGDIVSVRSGNSVASKTLTANDLASPEASVSLTLAESILGSDNYLYTEYKEASGNIASANEITAYADRPQSVVAPVLSDLNVASPNKGGVQALNDSTTQYASISDPGAPWAPGNYERGLLFGGKVGAEGSSDKYLITVKMGSKVLAFDTVNAGDFTLSSAANLIAPGLHEDLSFTATNITSGNNNGMTSTVTGLKLGHYWATQFLGDTRGGHGNDNFLLGATKNGLNTLIQTNGGDDTLTLGAFGKQGNFAATITDFTAGADKIAVFGKSIDLGNLQQFVKEVAPIQGGNGTKVVVDLDGAAAGNQTYTLHLQNVAYQPANTHTLFGI; from the coding sequence ATGACGAATTCTATCGTCGGCGATAACACCAACCGTAGCCAGCGCAGCCTGCAGGAAGCGACCACGACGGCGGCATCAGCCGCTGGTGCTGGCGTGAACAGCGATGCGGCTGGAAACGCATCCCCACCCTCCATGGCGGTGCTGGAACTGGTGCTGGACAACGGCATTTCCCAAACCGACAAGATCACCAATGATGGTCGGGTCAGAGTCAGCGGCATTGAGGAGGGTGCGACCTGGCAATGGAGCACGGACAACGGCGCCAACTGGAGCAATGCTTCGCGTGAGAGCAGCGGAGTGGTTGAACTGTCGGGTGACGGGGCGAAGTCGCTGCTGGTCAAGACCACGAGCAAGGAGGGGGTGGAATCGACCAGCCAGATTAATTTTGTGCTGGACACTTTTATCACGCCTGTATATGCGCGCCCAAGCAACGCCTCTGAAAGTGGATATATCGGACTAAATGGCAACGCTGAAAAGGGGTCAATGATCACGGTGCGATCTGATTACAATTCCAAAATACTAGGCACTGTCAAGGCTTCCTCTGATGATGGGAGCTGGTCCTTGCCACTGCCAGGCACCATCAAGATCAGCGGCCTCGAGAGGGTAGATGGCAGCGCCGGATCTGCCAACGGCACCTATACCGTGCTCTCGAGCGAGGAGGCGGAAGGCTTGGTCAATCAATTCAGCAAGGACTTTGCCCCGGAAGGAAAATCCCTTCTCGATACGTCCAGGACGACGTTCAAGATGACCAACGATTCAGAAACCTGGTATCTCTGGCATAACGTCGATGGCAGCTACCGAATCTCGAAGCTGAGTGGAACAGAAGAGTGGTACCGGGCTGATAGTGCCTATCCTGGACAGTCATCGCCGAGGTACGGCCAACAATCATGGAGCGCCGTTGACATCTCGGCCAAACAGTTGGCTTTGGAGGAGTTAAAGAGCGAGACTGAGCGTTCACATCTGAAGAAACTCGATAAGGTACTACTTGAGGACACCGGATTTGAGGATGTGAGCCGGGTGATATTCGACATCACGCAAGAGGATATTGCTGGAAACATCAATCAAAATGGATCAGCCCACCTCTACGTAAAAACTACTGCTCCCATCCAGATTGACATGAACGGCAACGATGACGGAGTTGGCCGATCCACAAAAGTTACCTCCGCCATGCTACGAAACGGGGTGGCCTTTGCTCCTGATGTCAGCTTTCCTTCCAATGCCGATCACCACGCGATTGATGAAATCTGGGTCTCGTTTCGTGGTCGTTCCCAGGATTTGCCAGGCGACCAGATCGTCCTGGATGGTGAATGGTCGAGGAATCAGGATATCGCCCCCGTCAACGGAAAAACGATAGGCTCCGTATCTTGGGTTAACTATAGCTATAACAAAGGTTTCTATGACGGACAGCTCCGGCTCACCAAAAATGATCTTGAGACCGGCCGCAAATATTTCTCCAAAGCCGAAGCAGAAGAAATCATCGAAAACATCAAGTTCAAGAGCACCAGTGGCAAGGGAGGCGATATTGCGATGTACGTGAGCGTGAGGGGGAACTTCACAACAGAGGATAGGTGGGGAGCGAATTTGGACATCGACGAGTATTACCTGGCGGCTGAAGCGCAACCTGCCGGTTCCAAAGACGAACCGCCCAAACAGGATGTGATTCCCGCAGGGGCCGCCAGGCTCGAGCTGGTAGAGGACAGCGGCATTGATCGATCAGACAAGGTCACCAACGATGGCAAGGTCAGGATTTCCGGCATTCCTTCGGACGCAAGCTGGCAGTGGAGTTCAGACCAGGGGAAGACTTGGAGCAAGCAATCCACCGAGAGCGAAAGTCATGTCATCCTCACAGGAGATGGTGAAAAAAACCTGATGGTAAAGGTGATGGATAAAAGCGGTAAAGAATCCACCAGCACCTTGGCATTCACTCTTGACACGGTTGCCGAGCGGCCATCCGTGCAAGCAGAACTCGTCGACACTCCCACTCCCTTGTTGAAAGGCACGGCTGAAAAAGGAGCGCGCCTCATCTTCCGGACCGCCGATAACCTTGGCCAGACATTGGGCAGCACCGTCGCCTCCATTGAGGACGGGTCGTGGAGCATGCCGTTCGTGATCAGCGAGAAGGTAACAGGACTCAAGAAATCCGATGGCAGTGAAAGCTCCGCCAACGGCGTTTATACATTATTATCGTTAAGCGAAAGCCAAGCCCTCCAGCACAGTTTCAGCAACGACTTTTCGTTCACCGGAAAGTCCGTACTAGATACATCCCGCAGTGTTTACAGCATGAAAACGCCAACCGAGACCTGGTATGTTTGGGCCCCGCTGGGCGAGAATTATCGCATTTCACGCACACAGGGTAGCGATGAGTGGTTTCTTCGGGAAGGTTCTAACGATTACTGGCCTCGCTGGGGCTCTTGGTATTCTAGCGATCTCACCGCTCTGCAGTTGCAAGCCGAGCCCGTATTAGAAGACGGTACGCGTTCCCATCGACAAAAGCAAAAGGGAGGCTTTGGTGAGGAACATGGATTCCCGGCGGATGCAGAGGGCCGAGTTCGGGTACAACAGATCGACATCGCTGACAATTTTAGTGAGGTAGCAGAAAGTCCTTATTATTTGGAAGCCAAAACGACGTCGCGCCGCCCTCTCGATATTGATCTTTCAACACCCGGATTCCAGTCGACAGTAGCGCATTACGCTACCGTATCTGACTTGATTCTTGGCGCGGCCTTCGTTCCAGATGCCGATAAACTGTTTATCAATACTTACTCCTATCCAAGGGCACTTCTATTTCAGTTCTCTGGAAGTGGTCTTGACATTGCAAAAGATCGGCTGCTGCTGGACGAAGGGATCAGCCTGGACAAGGATATTGCAATGCGATTCGGTAGAACCATAGGGGGCGTCACGGGAGTTGACTATTCTTTCGATGCCGACAGCAAAACACTGACGATTGAGGGATATAGTAGTAGGGTATTTCCTCCCGAGCTCAAGGAGCTAGGCGCCATCATCAAGGCAATCAAGCTCCAGAACCCAGAGAGTCAAACTGGAGAGCGGACAATGACTGTGAAGCCCACACGGTCGAATGAGGACGGGTTCTCATCCTGGTCTACCTCACTCATCGTAGGCAACGATAGTCTCGCGCTCAAAGCAGATCCCTACTCATCATCAACAGCAGATCATCGCGTTCAGATGTTGACCAAGACCGGCCTGCTGGAAACTGGCGTTTCACTTCACCAAGATATCCTTGCCCCTGCGTCGAATCAGATCCGGGCCCTGCAGGTCAAACTCTCGGGACCAGGGCTTAGCACTGAAGACAAGTTGCGGTTGGACTTGGGCATCCTGGTCCCACCGAAACTGTCGGCGACGCAAATCGAAGCAGATCATGGGCCTCTACGGTACACCTATGCCGCCAAGGAACAAACGCTTAGCATCGACAGTGCTTCAGGAAAGGCCCTCACGGGCGCCCAGGTCCAGGCGATAGTCAGGCTAGTCAAGCTGGTCAATCCCTTGGGTCTGGACGGCGAACGCCAGGCGCAGTTCAGGCTCATCGACATGGACGGAGAAATGGGCACGCCTTCGACCACAAGACTGCTTGTTGACACCCAGGCTCCTGTGCTGGACCTGGATTTCTTTACGCCCGGAACTCAATCGCTTTCAGAAAAGACGATCGGTCTCGGACGTGCGAACTCTGACGGGTACCCGGAGGGCTTGTTTTCGCACCGCATCACTGCTCCGATGGCCAACGATGTCGCCAGGATAAAGCTACAGTTTTCTGGGAAAGATGCGCCCCTAAGCTTCAGCGAGGATGTGCTCGCGCTCAAGAATGAGGATTATTGGCAACCCGTTGCAGAAATTGATCTGGGCAAATCAAACACCGTCCATGGTAAGTACATTGGGAAGCTTTACGATTTCAACTACACATACGATGCGGCCACGAAAGAACTGGTCTTTCAGAAGTGGCTGGGTGAAAGCTTCCTGGGCACGGAAGTCAAAGCGCTGCTGGAAAGTTTGCATTACAAGATCGGCTCGAAGGAGCCCGGCACACGTTCTATCGATATCACTTTGACCGACCAGGCCGGCAACAGTAGTTCGGCCACGACCAGAATCAAGGTGGATACAACGCCTGCCCCGGCGGTGAAGGCTGAGCTGGTAGCGCAAAATCAAATGAGTTACCAAGTCCTGAACCTGGGCGACATTCTCGGCCAGGTTCATCCTCACAATCTCAGCAAAGGCGAAAGTGTGAACCTGCCCCTGCCTGTGGGAATGGATGCCCAGACCTTCCTGGCGGCTGTCAAGGGCATCTCTGCTGAATGGGGAGGACGTGGCATCACTGGCAATCCCAATACGACTTTTGCCGAATACAAGAGCTATCTTGTCTTCGACAAGCCGCTGACATCCGGCCAGAGCTTCGGTATGGCCCACCAGAGCGGCGCATATGTGAAAGGCAATATGTTCAGCTTCACCGCGACGGCCGATGGCAAGGGACTGGTGCTCACCAACAAGGGCGGCTCCTACGCCAGCAACCTCGACATGTATCAGTTCGGCGGAAGCGAACAAAGCACCAATGGAAACTACGACATCGGCAACATCCGCATCCTTTATCAAGTCGATACCGGCATGAGCAACCTGAACCCGACGGTCAAGGTCAAGTTCAACGCAAGCGAGGCCAGCGTCGGGGATATCGTCTCTGTCAGATCGGGCAATTCGGTAGCCAGCAAGACCTTGACGGCGAATGATCTGGCCTCGCCAGAAGCGAGCGTCAGTCTGACTTTAGCAGAGAGCATACTCGGAAGTGATAACTACCTCTACACCGAGTATAAGGAGGCGTCCGGCAATATTGCGAGTGCGAACGAAATAACTGCCTACGCCGACCGACCACAATCTGTCGTCGCCCCGGTCCTAAGCGACCTCAACGTCGCCAGCCCCAACAAGGGAGGCGTTCAGGCACTCAATGATTCCACCACCCAGTATGCTTCGATCAGCGACCCCGGCGCCCCCTGGGCGCCCGGCAACTACGAACGCGGCTTGCTGTTTGGCGGCAAAGTCGGCGCCGAAGGCTCATCTGACAAGTACCTGATCACCGTGAAGATGGGCAGCAAGGTACTCGCCTTCGACACGGTCAATGCAGGCGACTTCACGCTCTCCTCGGCGGCCAACCTGATTGCACCGGGCCTGCACGAAGATCTGAGTTTCACGGCCACCAATATCACCTCCGGCAACAACAACGGCATGACCTCCACCGTGACCGGCCTGAAACTGGGCCACTACTGGGCCACCCAATTCCTGGGCGACACCCGTGGCGGCCATGGCAATGACAACTTCCTGCTGGGCGCGACGAAGAACGGCCTCAACACCCTGATCCAGACCAACGGCGGGGACGACACCCTGACCCTGGGCGCGTTCGGCAAGCAGGGCAACTTCGCCGCCACCATCACCGACTTCACCGCCGGTGCGGACAAGATCGCGGTCTTTGGCAAGAGCATCGACCTAGGCAACCTGCAGCAGTTCGTCAAGGAAGTCGCTCCCATCCAGGGCGGCAATGGAACCAAGGTAGTGGTCGATCTGGACGGCGCAGCTGCCGGCAACCAGACCTACACGCTGCATCTCCAAAACGTGGCCTATCAACCGGCCAATACGCATACGCTCTTTGGGATCTGA